Part of the Merismopedia glauca CCAP 1448/3 genome, TTGGATAAGATATTGCTCAAATTCTCGTCTAATTTATCTAGGTTTTGTTGCAGAATTGGATAGATGACTTCAGGATTAGGATCTCGCTCGACTGCCTGTAATATTTCTATCAAGAAGTTGAAATATTCTGCTGGTGTCGCTGATGATGTCATCCCTAAAGCCCGTTCCAAATATTCTGCCAACTGTAACAACCAGTTAGCCCGCTCTTCTTGCCCATTTTCTGCGACTTGTTGGGCAAAAACCCTCACTGTTTGGATCAAACCTGCATCTACTAATTCAAAGTTGCCTTGTAAGGTGACGTTGAGTTCTTCAGCCGTACTACAGCTTAATAGTTGTTGAATCAGATTGACATAAGCTTCTAGGCGTTGTTCGTCCATCTTGTTTCCTGGGTGCATATATTCAAAGCTATATCGAAATCACCCTGTTAGTTTATGCAGAATCTAGGAAGCTTTGGCAGGCAATACGTCAATTTCACAAGTCCTTTAGTCATACCAGGGATTCGCCTAGATCGGCAATACGGTTGATGCCAAGAGCCAAGTTCGGATTAAGGCGTGCTAGAGAGATTCGCTCCTTGATAAATAAAACCAGCCCAATAATAAGGAGAAGCAAAAGGATATTCCTGCTGACAAAGAAGAGCTATATATTGTTTGAATTTCTCCAGATTCACTAGTTGATTATCATCATCTAATTTTTGAACTATATGCTCGATTTGTTGCCAATAAACAGTTAATTCATTTCCACTCAAACTTCGCAGTTTTAACTGAGACTGTTTTAAAGATTTAATCGAATTAATTCCTTGTCGTTTATTTTGATAATAAAAGATTGACAATAATGCTGAGGCTACATCATTTACCGCCCATAAAGTGCTAATAACGTTTTTTGCACCCGCACATAAAAAAGCCGTACCAATATTTAAGATATCGTCAGTAATCTCAATGTTGCTTATACCAGTTTCACAAGCAGAAAGAAACACTTCTTGTAAATTAGTAAACCTCAAAGTTAATAATTCACCGACAGTGAGGTTACCGTTACTCAGAAGTAATTGGGATTCTAAAGGATTATCAAAGCGATGAAATCCATGACATGAAAAGTGAAGAATATTGTTTTTTTTAGCTAATTCTTGACAATTCATAACTGTTGCCTGTTCTCTGCCTTTTAAATGATTGCTGTCAGGAACGTTATATATTTTGGCAAT contains:
- a CDS encoding tetratricopeptide repeat protein, with the translated sequence MDEQRLEAYVNLIQQLLSCSTAEELNVTLQGNFELVDAGLIQTVRVFAQQVAENGQEERANWLLQLAEYLERALGMTSSATPAEYFNFLIEILQAVERDPNPEVIYPILQQNLDKLDENLSNILSNWVSENLPTFETEQADAVTEVIFNFSRLMQEFPLGNIANNKEIAINGYERVLTFFTQTDFPVQWAATQNNLASAYSNRIRGDRAQNLERAIEGYENALIVYTQT